From a region of the Mercurialis annua linkage group LG1-X, ddMerAnnu1.2, whole genome shotgun sequence genome:
- the LOC126667812 gene encoding uncharacterized protein LOC126667812, whose amino-acid sequence MTKVRSSMSNIILTCEFQLDTTSSRSAKLEHQGYQVRGQTSTIITEVIVSHTSRAESSIPGRLCQVWFELVRMADQRQTRGRAAIIRDAPEEAHDESSVHIGQHEPANVAGRGRGRGRPRAMQANQVENQAMHREQLLQQQQRVGANVDRDRDALDFLEEVERNARRLQADERQSILLVEMSMKGPTKDWFRRIIQPTMNQITWAEFVNRYREFYLPFSVTESYRDQLLNLRRGNRSVQEYVTEFTRLGRFAPDLMADPARANASFIKGLGPEFISLVSYVNRDLIQLIDSARQMETSLVQFGRIVNSTTPVSTRSDQVGATANTQMWFNPSGFTGPRRKKFKGKSNKRFNTPGASSSGRSSGSSGVLTPYCQNCRRKHYGVCHLAPGACFVCGQPGHYARQCPMSGAQGSAASVAQPFQQQRRPMFPAASGQGQTGSTFTSQRGRGFGNNRGGGRNGGGRGTGQNSQAEGSQARVFALNPQEAQASNAVVQGIFTIASMDALVLFDPGATHSFVSPSFAIKMGKQPAYLQNPLSVATPMGESMDADIVYSSCPVNVQGRELLADLILLEVLAFDVILGMDWLARHYASVDCREKLVTFNTPGIEVVSLQSEKLKSTASIISAMKAQRMMRKGCQAFLAIVLDTEKAQGTVQNVPVVMEYPDVFPDELPGLPPDREIEFCIELAPGTKPISIPPYRMAPAELKELKDQLEELLSCGFIRPSVSPWGAPVLFVKKKDGSFRLCIDYRQLNKVTIKNKYPLPRIDDLFDQLQGARYFSKIDLRSGYHQLKIREDDVSKSASRTRYGHYEFLVMSFGLTNAPAAFMDLMNRIFKPFLDQFVIVFIDDILIYSRTEEEHAHHLRIVLQTLREHQLYAKFSKREFWLEELAFLGHVVSQNGIKVDPKKIEAVVEWKRPTSVTEIRSFLGLAGYYRRFVQDFSKISAPLTKLTQKNAKYEWTEKCDNSFQKLKECLTTAPVLALPEGIEGFTVYQ is encoded by the exons atgACTAAAGTTAGGAGTTCAAtgtctaatattattttgacGTGTGAATTCCAACTGGATACGACGAGTAGTAGATCTGCCAAGTTAGAACACCAAG gttatcaagtacgaggtcaaACTTCCACAATAATTACGGAAGTCAttgtcagccatacctctagagctgaaAGTAGTATtccgggaa GGTTGTGTCAAG TGTGGTTTGAATTGGTTAGGATGGCTGACCAAAGGCAAACTCGTGGTCGAGCTGCGATCATACGAGATGCACCTGAAGAGGCTCATGATGAGTCGTCTGTGCATATAGGGCAACATGAACCGGCCAACGTAGCAGGTAGAGGCCGTGGGCGTGGTAGACCTAGAG CTATGCAAGCTAACCAAGTGGAGAATCAGGCTATGCATAGGGAGCAATTATTGCAACAACAACAGCGTGTTGGTGCAAATGTCGATAGAGACa GAGATGCATTAGATTTTCTTGAGGAAGTTGAGCGTAATGCTAGACGTTTGCAGGCTGACGAGAGACAGTCAATCTTGTTAgttgaaatgtcaatgaaaggaccaaCAAAAGATTGGTTTCGACGTATAATTCAACCTACGATGAATCAAATAACCTGGGCAGAGTTTGTTAATCGGTACAGAGAATTTTATCTGCCATTTTCTGTGACCGAGAGTTATCGAGATCAATTGCTGAATTTGAGAAGAGGAAATAGGTCAGTGCAAGaatatgtgacggagttcactAGGTTGGGAAGATTTGCACCTGATTTGATGGCTGATCCAGCAAGGGCGAATGCGAGTTTTATCAAGGGTTTAGGACCCGAGTTTATTAGCCTTGTTTCTTATGTGAACCGAGATTTGATCCAACTGATAGACAGTGCACGTCAGATGGAGACTTCGTTGGTACAGTTTGGCAGAATTGTAAATTCTACTACACCAGTGTCGACAAGGAGTGATCAAGTTGGTGCGACAGCCAATACACAAATGtggtttaatccaagtggttttACTGGACCGCgacgtaaaaaatttaaagggaaGAGTAATAAGCGTTTCAATACCCCTGGAGCTAGTTCAAGTGGACGTAGCTCAGGAAGTTCTGGAGTTTTAACTCCATATTGCCAGAATTGTCGGAGGAAACACTATGGAGTGTGTCATCTTGCTCCAGGAGCGTGCTTTGTTTGTGGCCAACCAGGCCATTATGCAAGACAGTGTCCGATGTCAGGGGCACAAGGGTCTGCTGCCAGTGTTGCTCAACCTTTTCAGCAGCAGCGGAGACCTATGTTTCCGGCGGCATCTGGGCAAGGTCAAACTGGTAGTACGTTTACTAGTCAGAGAGGAAGAGGTTTTGGTAATAATCGAGGGGGAGGAAGAAATGGTGGAGGAAGAGGTACTGGTCAGAACTCTCAAGCGGAGGGGAGTCAAGCCAGGGTGTTTGCACTAAACCCACAAGAGGCTCAAGCCTCTAATGCAGTTGTGCAAGGTATTTTTACTATAGCCTCTATGGATGCTTTAGTattatttgatccgggtgcaACACATTCATTTGTTTCACCGAGTTTTGCGATTAAGATGGGAAAGCAACCCGCTTACTTGCAAAATCCATTATCAGTAGCCACGCCAATGGGTGAAAGTATGGATGCGGACATAGTTTattcgtcttgtcctgtgaatgtTCAAGGACGAGAATTGCTTGCCGATCTAATTTTGCTAGAAGTACTagcatttgatgttatattaggtaTGGATTGGTTAGCTCGACATTATGCGAGTGTGGACTGTCGCGAGAAGTTAGTGACATTCAATACCCCTGGAATTGAGGTGGTTTCACttcaaagtgaaaaattaaaatccactGCTAGCATAATCTCAGCTATGAAAGCTCAACGAATGATGAGAAAAGGATGTCAAGCATTCTTGGCTATTGTGTTGGATACAGAGAAAGCTCAAGGAACTGTACAGAATGTACCGGTAGTAATGGAGTAtccagatgtttttccagaCGAATTACCGGGATTACCACCAGATAGGGAGATAGAGTTTTGTATTGAGTTAGCTCCTGGTACCAAACCGATAtcaatacctccttatcgaatggcgccagcagagttaAAGGAACTGAAAGATCAACTAGAGGAACTACTTAgttgtggttttatcagaccaagtgtttcaccatgggGAGCACctgttttatttgttaaaaagaagGACGGATCATTTCGGCTCTGTATAGATTAtagacagctgaacaaagttacaatcaagaacaagtacccattgccaaggattgatgatttgttcgatcaactGCAAGGAGCAAGGTacttttctaagattgacttgCGATCAGGATACCATCAGTTAAAGATCCGAGAGGATGATGTTTCGAAAAGTGCTTCTAGGACTCGGTATGGTCACTACGAGTTCCTagttatgtcatttggattgacaaacgcaccagcagctttcatggatttgatgaataggatattcaaacccttcttggatcagtttgtaattgttttcattgatgatattttgatctattcgcGTACGGAGGAGGAGCATGCACATCATTTGCGCATAGTTCTTCAGACATTGAGGGAGCATCAATTGTACGCCAAGTTTTCAAAGCGTGAATTTTGGTTAGAAGAATTggcatttttgggacatgttgTGTCTCAAAATGGAATCAAAgtagatccaaagaagattgaagcagtTGTGGAATGGAAACGACCAACTTCGGTGACTGAAATTcgtagtttccttggtttagcaggatactacagaagatttgtgcaagatttctcaAAAATCTCTGCAccattgacgaagttaactcagaagaatgcAAAGTACGAATGGACAGAGAAATGCGATAACAGTTTTCAGAAACTGAAGGAGTGTCTAACGACAGCTCCAGTGCTAGCATTACCTGAAGGTATTGAAGGATTCACTGTTTACCAGTGA
- the LOC126667796 gene encoding uncharacterized protein LOC126667796, translating into MADKRQATYDLVGNFIKAKYSNFKIVYTAADIIRDIKKEYGVELSYQTAWRSKERGLELTRGHPADSYQLLPSYLHALKTTNLGSVVDGTFLKAAYGGTLLTAATQAAANKIFPLAFCVVDSENDASWECINKAIEKVFPEAHHGICTYHLFNNVKARCRRAKCEIREQFFGAPKAYTLEQFQKHMAELDKFDPKIREYLSDVGFEKWTTVHSTSNRYSTMTSNNAESLNATNIAARELPITTMLEFLRSLACK; encoded by the exons ATGGCCGATAAAAGGCAGGCAACGTATGATTTGGTTGGAAACTTTATAAAGGCTAAGTACTCAAACTTCAAGATTGTTTACACGGCTGCCGATATTATTAGAGATATAAAGAAAGAATATGGAGTCGAACTAAGCTACCAAACAGCATGGAGATCAAAAGAGAGGGGATTAGAGCTCACGAGAGGACATCCGGCTGATTCATACCAATTACTGCCTTCTTATCTACACGCGCTGAAAACAACAAATCTCGGGTCTGTTG TGGACGGTACGTTCCTCAAAGCAGCTTATGGAGGAACTCTTCTAACGGCAGCGACTCAAGCTGCAGCAAATAAAATTTTTCCTCTTGCATTTTGTGTGGTAGATTCTGAAAATGATGCTTCGTGGGAGTG TATTAACAAAGCAATTGAAAAGGTATTCCCGGAAGCACATCATGGGATTTGTACCTACCATCTTTTCAACAATGTCAAGGCAAGATGTAGAAGAGCCAAATGTGAAATCAGAGAACAATTTTTTGGGGCACCTAAAGCTTACACGCTTGAGCAGTTTCAAAAACACATGGCGGAACTTGACAAATTTGACCCCAAGATAAGGGAGTACCTCAGCGATGTTGGTTTCGAAAAATGGACAACAGTCCATTCCACCAGTAATAGGTATTCAACAATGACTTCAAACAATGCAGAATCTTTAAATGCAACAAACATAGCTGCAAGAGAACTGCCAATAACGACGATGCTAGAATTTCTACGTTCGCTTGCATGCAAATAA
- the LOC126667805 gene encoding uncharacterized protein LOC126667805 has protein sequence MTKVAEEILNESYIRSLNLTTCCCRRFQTDKILFPHAVAVIRKYDKDPLFYCSKYYMKETYVNTYNHTMYPMTNMSTWNTPQEVKDTIMLPLESRTKSGKPKKKRILEGHEKRLKNKCMVCKKMGHNKKTCRR, from the exons ATGACAAAAGTGGCTGAGGAAATATTGAATGAAAGCTACATTCGATCTCTGAATCTGACG ACATGCTGCTGCAGAAGATTTCAAACAGATAAAATACTATTCCCGCACGCAGTTGCTGTAATCAGGAAATACGACAAAGATCCTTTGTTCTATTGTTCAAAGTACTACATGAAGGAGACGTACGTCAACACGTACAATCACACTATGTATCCAATGACGAATATGTCAACATGGAATACACCTCAAGAAGTAAAAGATACAATCATGCTGCCTCTAGAATcaagaacaaaatctggaaaaCCGAAGAAGAAACGCATATTAGAAGGACATGAAAAAAGGTTAAAGAATAAATGCATGGTTTGCAAGAAGATGGgtcacaataaaaaaacatgcaGAAGATGA